The proteins below are encoded in one region of Misgurnus anguillicaudatus chromosome 24, ASM2758022v2, whole genome shotgun sequence:
- the c2cd3 gene encoding C2 domain-containing protein 3 isoform X1, whose protein sequence is MKNKTAKPSKGVSNRRKALSDVSPSTSIPPLVEGQLRCFLRVTVSKVLWTIIKPPPVTLVRLRWWGESSNGTFFKPRDGHVEQKGVKSTARFPVRCGPKQLTSYLTDMGSLVLDVLTKVDHLPIARAQIPGIARLSLSHSVNGYFTLVSPTSEKLGELQATLALEPLTDGYDSSSSVPTTDISLDAQVPGVMTDQNMLVAPSLDQPTNTRKETAGTSSVHTPRGKDYLYFQESSNIMPAPINGNPKSVVAQPPPTNSHTSADLLSVLLERGSKLRNAMVVSALKSDVESDVPLKDLPLPLFRDNTDAMPQRPSSGQFLENILQTELQPSFQNLEVPSQHRVNTDDMAVDLLLGSVDGSALQFWNGEGSPPDSLSDHNSVLMDSELNDPQYDQSLLENLFYKAPITDECLDEDNQMNGTEKKQVHTNPVKKPWVNSDDMQRSEAKAKDDFFGLSVEKMTVLEDVRFARVTVSEMKAPANSTSKNLSGKGRPPRPLAPKKCTYIVEYLFPLVSTGCDDARLVPSEITKAVSSKVVEGVVMFQHQSLFPVQFSRSSIKQWWKMNVSFKIYTRNNFQKTPVLIGTAMFPMSSIMQNETLSISAALPVQRPEGNNEKHGVGPLKVTFELAADKNFSAKKRPAKGALSPQTAFPSHLAEEPNGQGGLCVRDHRRDPSPNTGNNQVQSLQIPQSRSSPTSPHSRYQSSPHRTLQQEVEDVLLHTLLMVPDGRDFNCAPAQPNMYLNCKLLGSDEAARSAVSWGQKHPIFSFVQVAPVTLTSKLLERMQNNMMVIEVWLRSSSSDHDKLLGLVKLPLHQFYMSFRDPKILELLLQSQYPVVAVDSYMPVVDVFTGNTRGNLRVCLAMGLAQQIAALQRMRDDEHVSPQPRPPHMLDHRPHTETKASATADILREHVFMLRVERVKGLTPLQSTVWGEADCYIQYSFPAQNESGEDIDLSIVESNVDLKTYRTETTLCVPDPVFGHIETHVLLSPPDVPVQRILLSSLANQGLRNGGGVQFEVWCRYYYPNVRDQLVARGLLPMSKLCAMVTMQKQGQTDTQLFSLPLVPRTERSSDVEPRPSGLLEVSIQYKSRPMRSVGLKSGVVPSRSVILAVQVHRAAGLQAAAIVLADTDSSLQYYSDVGVNSFVTVQLSFLPESEVRSTRVAAKSFCPEFEHHAEFCCNLLVQRDSGESISLAELMQDAVAIFTIYNKDTRKMVNTRSKDIVLGTVKVKLTDLIRKRTGISGWYSLSPPQKNASSHRLNSAGGIEISLNFAHHADRERVISSARGLGWDSEVEEDDEDEEHTKTLHLSVSMPRAWLPIHCLLLPGHDELQRSTYCYYRYKLYDQQTFCSELRHPVLEEGEREEGQATVAFQGSKSVVLRRTQPLRWYLREEKLEVQLWVAFGKEKRVRPHNADRLVGSAFVDLSALATTLKHQQTISGVYPLFKRSAENLSGAALRVHITATAASAPLDPQAISQNEELNSSGEDEEGGDLPTTVLPRRTQSPSRQLMNSDVSSKPPPSTEVSSEETFMANIAVERAMHLSLKGCPLAERGGALPSCCVSYATADAPGTVTTALVKDSNCPVWDHQQECRLSKELLVDPQQCLVFKVWHKGDVERVIGFVSVDLSPLLSGFRSVCGWYNINDFSGQCQGQLKVSVSPLRAVHELRAQRQPAHEPSAPDSSALFSAFSFQTTATYSSFPSHISRFSEQRISTPPGQLEKLLSDRSSVTDRHDEHMENVRLFHQTLHESERAPNSSFAGDSHSSSSALFSALRKNLSELDDIQRYFSSKLSTPAFPKLSELRETSKQEDLRNVEMDNTHLLLKSSQLVGEVNNIIKGLSEHQTEETSNLQISSDSPAVVEEHFSSRDDQMILSESESCEAYKDSDVRLDDEDVSPIGYPTAKETKQSSVPPEDEKVHHSSNDNPSDEDEEEDFEETLIQPRTLNEVTSVTDRTSPWTSLMSDPEMGSLESLEVVENHTQSIAYHAQGDEVNPHSLTAQLQGIDSDSDVCERSEAGSDLETFRNEEALVTDHREKQQSPNGLDGACSLSSISEVEDNDQNNSGTEESDDERPNVLSVTEPHDKSDESSKPAEIPNFFLPTHHLEASMRVLRMAPVFPSSEPANPDNAFRRMTRLRPIIPPSERSEETKRIAKIFASKFTEGH, encoded by the exons ATGAAGAATAAAACGGCGAAACCCTCAAAGGGGGTAAGCAACAGAAGAAAAG CTCTTAGTGATGTGTCTCCGTCCACTAGTATTCCTCCTCTAGTGGAGGGTCAGCTGAGATGTTTCCTCAGGGTAACAGTAAGTAAAGTGTTGTGGACCATCATCAAACCTCCTCCCGTGACCCTTGTTCGACTGAGATGGTGGGGAGAATCATCTAACGGTACCTTCTTCAAGCCCAGAGATGGACACGTTGAGCAGAAGGGGGTTAAATCTACGGCCCGCTTTCCGGTTCGATGTGGACCAAAGCAGCTGACATCTTATTTGACAG ATATGGGCTCTTTGGTGCTGGATGTTCTTACAAAGGTTGATCATTTGCCTATAGCTCGAGCTCAAATTCCTGGGATTGCTCGACTCTCTTTGTCTCATTCCGTAAACGGATATTTCACTCTTGTTTCCCCGACATCAGAAAAACTTGGAGAACTTCAG GCTACACTTGCCCTAGAACCGTTGACAGACGGATACGACAGCAGTAGCTCAGTACCTACGACTGATATTAGCCTTGATGCTCAGGTTCCTGGAGTAATGACTGATCAGAACATGCTTGTGGCTCCATCTCTGGATCAGCCCACTAACACCAGAAAGGAGACAGCTGGCACCAGTTCTGTCCACACACCCAG AGGAAAGGATTACCTGTATTTTCAAGAAAGCAGTAACATCATGCCAGCACCCATAAATGGAAACCCCAAATCTGTTGTGGCTCAACCTCCTCCAACGAACAGCCATACATCCGCTGACCTCTTGTCAG TTCTTCTGGAACGTGGCAGCAAGCTCAGAAATGCCATGGTGGTTTCAGCCCTAAAATCTGATGTAGAGTCAGATGTTCCCCTGAAGGACCTTCCTCTTCCCCTATTCAGAGACAACACTGATGCTAT GCCGCAGAGGCCCTCATCAGGACAGTTTCTGGAGAACATCCTTCAAACAGAACTCCAGCCTTCTTTCCAGAACCTTGAAGTACCAAGCCAACACAGAGTCAACACAGACGACATGGCTGTAGATCTGTTGCTGGGAAG TGTCGATGGATCAGCGCTGCAGTTCTGGAATGGAGAAGGTTCTCCTCCAGATTCTCTATCCGATCACAACAGTGTACTGATGGACAGTGAACTCAATGACCCTCAGTATGATCAGAGTCTTCTGGAGAACCTCTTCTACAAAGCCCCG ATAACAGATGAGTGTTTGGATGAGGACAATCAGATGAATGGTACTGAGAAGAAGCAAGTCCACACAAACCCAGTTAAAAAGCCCTG GGTGAATTCTGATGACATGCAACGTTCAGAAGCAAAAGCGAAGGATGATTTCTTTGGCCTAAGTGTGGAAAAGATGACTGTGCTTGAAGATGTTCGTTTCGCGAGGGTCACTGTCAGTGAGATGAAAGCCCCTGCCAACAGCACTTCAAAAAATCTCTCTGGAAAAGGAAGACCACCTCGACCCCTTGCGCCAAAGAAATG CACTTATATTGTAGAGTACCTGTTCCCACTGGTTTCCACTGGATGTGATGATGCTCGGCTGGTGCCTTCAGAGATTACAAAAGCTGTCTCTAGTAAAGTTGTGGAGGGTG tgGTGATGTTTCAGCACCAAAGTTTGTTTCCAGTGCAGTTTAGTAGGTCATCTATTAAACAATGGTGGAAAATGAATGTTTCGTTCAAGATCTACACCAGAAATAACTTCCAAAAGACA CCTGTTCTCATTGGAACAGCAATGTTTCCTATGAGCTCCATTATGCAGAATGAGACTCTCAGCATCTCTGCCGCCTTGCCTGTACAAAGACCAGAAGGAAATAATGAAAAACATGGAGTTGGCCCACTGAAA gTAACATTTGAATTGGCAGCAGACAAGAACTTTTCCGCCAAAAAAAGGCCTGCAAAGGGAGCTTTAAGTCCACAAACAGCTTTCCCGTCCCACCTGGCTGAAGAGCCTAATGGTCAGGGTGGTTTGTGTGTAAGGGACCACAGAAGAGATCCATCTCCCAATACAGGAAATAATCAGGTTCAGAGTCTCCAGATTCCTCAAAGCAGATCAAGCCCCACATCACCGCATTCCCGATACCAAAGCTCACCACATAGGACTTTGCAGCAGGAAGTAGAGGATGTTTTACTTCATACTTTGCTCATGGTGCCTGATGGGAGGGATTTTAACTGCGCACCTGCTCAGCCTAACATGTACCTGAACTGCAAGCTTCTGGGATCTGATGAGGCCGCTCGATCGGCAGTCAGCTGGGGTCAGAAACATCCAATATTCAGTTTTGTTCAG GTGGCTCCAGTCACACTTACCAGCAAACTATTGGAGAGGATGCAGAACAACATGATGGTCATTGAGGTGTGGTTAAGATCCAGCAGCTCAGATCATGATAAACTCCTCGGCCTAGTAAAGCTACCTCTCCACCAGTTCTACATGTCCTTCAG AGACCCAAAGATTTTAGAGTTGCTCTTGCAGTCTCAGTATCCAGTGGTTGCGGTGGATAGTTACATGCCTGTGGTTGATGTGTTCACTGGAAACACCCGTGGAAACCTCCGGGTGTGTCTAGCGATGGGTTTGGCACAGCAGATTGCAGCGTTGCAGCGAATGAGAGATGATGAGCACGTGTCACCACAGCCTCGCCCTCCTCACATGTTAGACCACCGGCCGCACACTGAAACAAAG GCGAGTGCCACCGCTGACATTCTCCGTGAGCACGTCTTCATGCTTCGAGTAGAGAGAGTTAAAGGTTTGACCCCTCTGCAATCCACAGTTTGGGGCGAAGCCGACTGTTACATCCAATACTCTTTCCCTGCACAAAATGAGTCAGGAGAAGACATAGATCTCAGCATTGTTGAAAGCA ATGTGGACCTCAAGACATACCGTACCGAGACCACCCTCTGTGTGCCAGATCCTGTGTTTGGACACATCGAGACCCATGTCTTGCTGTCTCCTCCTGATGTTCCAGTACAGAGAATACTGCTTAGCTCACTGGCCAATCAGGGGCTGAGAAATGGAGGCGGCGTGCAGTTTGAGGTGTGGTGCAG GTATTATTATCCGAATGTTAGAGATCAGCTTGTAGCCAGGGGACTGCTGCCCATGTCCAAACTGTGTGCCATGGTCACTATGCAGAAACAGGGTCAAACCGATACACAGCTGTTCTCCCTCCCTCTGGTACCCAGAACCGAGAGATCGTCTGACGTGGAGCCTCGGCCTTCTG GGCTGCTCGAAGTGAGCATTCAGTACAAGTCTCGGCCAATGAGGAGTGTCGGATTGAAAAGTGGGGTGGTGCCATCTCGCAGTGTGATTCTCGCTGTGCAGGTGCACAGAGCAGCTGGCCTACAAGCTGCCGCAAT AGTTCTTGCAGATACAGACAGCTCGCTGCAGTATTACTCAGACGTGGGGGTCAATTCCTTCGTCACCGTGCAGTTGTCCTTCCTGCCGGAGAGTGAGGTGCGGAGCACACGCGTGGCTGCCAAAAGTTTCTGCCCGGAGTTTGAGCACCACGCAGAATTTTGCTGTAACCTGCTGGTGCAGAGAGACAGCGGTGAGAGCATCAGTCTGGCTGAACTCATGCAGGATGCAGTGGCCATCTTTACCATTTACAACAAGGACACTCGCAAAA TGGTCAACACAAGATCTAAGGACATTGTTCTGGGCACTGTGAAAGTAAAGCTTACAGATCTCATTCGTAAAAGAACCG gCATATCTGGCTGGTACAGTCTCTCCCCACCTCAAAAAAACGCATCATCTCACAGGCTGAATTCAGCAGGTGGGATTGAAATCTCCTTAAACTTTGCCCACCATGCAGACAGAGAGCGAGTCATCAGTTCGGCCCGTGGACTGGGCTGGGACAGCGAAGTTGAGGAAGACGACGAAGATGAAGAACACACAAAGACTCTGCACTTATCTGTCTCCATGCCTAGAGCTTGGTTGCCCATCCATTGTCTTCTGTTGCCTGGGCATGACGAATTACAGCGTTCCACGTACTGCTACTACAGATACAAGTTGTACGACCAGCAGACCTTCTGCTCAGAACTTAGACACCCTGTTCTGGAGGAGGGTGAGCGAGAGGAGGGTCAAGCCACTGTGGCGTTTCAGGGGAGCAAGAGTGTGGTTCTCAGAAGGACTCAGCCTTTGCGTTGGTACCTAAGAGAGGAGAAGCTGGAGGTTCAGTTATGGGTGGCTTTTGGGAAGGAAAAGAGAGTTCGACCTCATAACGCTGACCGTCTGGTGGGCTCTGCCTTTGTGGACCTTTCCGCTCTTGCTACGACCTTGAAGCACCAACAAACAATCAGTG GTGTCTATCCGTTGTTTAAGCGCTCTGCTGAGAATCTAAGTGGGGCTGCGTTGAGAGTCCATATCACTGCTACAGCAGCGTCTGCACCGCTTGATCCTCAAGCCATATCACAAAACGAGGAGCTGAATAGCTCAGGAGAGGATGAGGAGGGTGGAGACCTCCCCACCACAGTGCTGCCTAGACGAACTCAATCACCCAGCAGACAGCTGATGAATTCGGATGTGAGCTCTAAGCCTCCACCATCTACAGAAGTCAGCAGTGAGGAGACCTTCATGGCCAACATTGCTGTAGAAAGAGCCATGCACCTGAGTCTGAAGG GATGTCCTCTTGCTGAGCGAGGTGGAGCGTTACCCAGTTGCTGTGTGTCTTACGCCACTGCTGATGCCCCTGGCACAGTGACCACGGCATTAGTCAAAGACAGTAACTGTCCTGTGTGGGACCACCAGCAAGAATGCAG GCTGTCAAAAGAACTTCTCGTGGATCCGCAGCAATGCTTGGTTTTCAAAGTTTGGCATAAAGGAG ATGTGGAGAGGGTGATTGGATTTGTGTCGGTAGACCTGTCGCCTCTTCTGTCGGGTTTTCGATCGGTTTGCGGCTGGTACAACATCAACGATTTCAGCGGGCAGTGTCAGGGACAGCTAAAAGTCTCTGTTTCTCCTTTGCGAGCGGTACATGAACTCCGGGCACAGAGACAGCCGGCACACGAGCCCAGCGCCCCAGACTCTAGT GCTCTGTTTAGTGCTTTTTCCTTTCAAACCACGGCCACATACAGCAGTTTCCCAAGCCACATCAGTCGATTCTCGGAGCAGAGGATAAGCACACCTCCTGGTCAGCTTGAAAAACTGCTGTCTGACAG GTCGAGTGTGACGGATCGCCATGATGAACACATGGAGAACGTGAGGTTGTTCCATCAAACTTTGCATGAGAGCGAACGAGCACCTAACTCCTCATTTGCTGGAGATTCCCACTCCTCCAGTTCAGCGCTCTTCTCTGCCCTAAG GAAAAACCTCAGTGAGCTGGATGACATCCAAAGATACTTCAGCAGTAAGTTGTCCACTCCAGCGTTCCCGAAGCTGAGTGAGCTGAGAGAAACCTCCAAGCAGGAAGACCTCAGGAATGTAGAAATGGACAACACACATCTGCTTCTGAAGTCCAGTCAGCTGGTGGGAGAGGTCAATAACATCATTAAGG GTTTAAGTGAACACCAGACTGAAGAAACATCAAATCTTCAAATAAGCTCAGATTCACCTGCTGTAGTTGAGGAACATTTCAGCTCTAGAGATGATCAGATGATATTATCAGAGTCTGAGAGCTGTGAGGCTTATAAAGACTCAGACGTGAGGTTGGATGATGAAGATGTCTCGCCAATCGGCTATCCCACAGCAAAAGAGACCAAACAGTCATCGGTTCCTCCTGAAGATGAGAAGGTCCACCACAGCTCCAACGATAACCCATCTGATGAAGATGAGGAGGAAGACTTTGAGGAAACCTTAATACAGCCACGAACACTAAATGAGGTCACCTCAGTCACAGACAGAACCAGTCCCTGGACCAGCCTCATGTCTGACCCAGAAATGGGATCGCTGGAAAGTCTGGAGGTAGTGGAAAATCATACTCAAAGCATTGCCTACCACGCTCAAGGAGACGAAGTTAACCCACACTCACTGACAGCACAGTTACAGGGCATTGACTCAGATTCAGATGTGTGTGAAAGATCTGAAGCTGGTAGTGATCTTGAAACATTTAGGAACGAGGAGGCTCTTGTCACAGACCACAGGGAAAAGCAGCAATCTCCAAATGGTCTGGATGGAGCCTGTTCTCTCTCTAGTATAAGTGAGGTGGAGGATAATGACCAAAATAACAGTGGGACTGAAGAAAGTGATGATGAAAGACCTAATGTACTTTCTGTCACAGAACCGCATGATAAAAGCGATGAGAG TTCAAAGCCTGCAGAGATTCCAAATTTCTTCCTGCCGACCCACCATCTGGAGGCGTCCATGAGAGTTTTGAGGATGGCACCTGTGTTTCCTTCATCT GAGCCTGCAAATCCTGATAATGCATTTCGAAGGATGACTCGATTGAGACCCATCATCCCTCCATCAGAGAGGAGTGAAGAGACCAAAAGAATCGCTAAAATATTTGCTTCAAAGTTTACAGAAGGACATTAG